One window from the genome of Xiphophorus hellerii strain 12219 chromosome 16, Xiphophorus_hellerii-4.1, whole genome shotgun sequence encodes:
- the ramp2 gene encoding receptor activity-modifying protein 2, producing the protein MNRVLFSKMTVTRFSLVFSGCLVTFLIWGCTNVICLDNDKATVQPLTTTTVYGYNETQTMDNEISGHQLQFPCASDPDCHNICKFCEKNYGKPSMECLSSLFDKYLNSFNEKMRSLNSTDWCVWDKVSSSYSDFTTYTETISDCLLIPWPNSLVEKLFVNIHSEYFKTCPTEEFSDPPPGIVFALVITPICLIPVMVSLVVIKTKNGDGTS; encoded by the exons ATGAACAGAGTATTGTTCAGCAAAATGACTGTCACCAGATTCTCTCTTGTGTTCTCTGGCTGCTTAGTGACTTTTCTCATTTGGG GATGCACAAATGTAATTTGTCTGGATAATGACAAAGCAACGGTGCAACCGCTCACAACAACAACAGTGTATG ggtataatgaaacacaaacaatggATAACG AGATCTCAGGACACCAACTGCAATTTC CTTGTGCGAGTGATCCCGATTGCCACAATATTTGTAAGTTCTGTGAGAAGAATTATGGCAAACCATCAATGGAgtgtctttcttctttatttgataaatatctGAATTCTTTCAATGAGAAAATGAGATCACTAAACTCAACTGACTGGTGCGTCTGGGATAAAGTGAGCAG ctcCTACAGCGACTTTACCACGTACACCGAGACCATATCTGACTGCCTGCTGATCCCATGGCCAAACTCACTGGTGGAAAAACTCTTTGTCAACATCCACTCTGAGTATTTCAAAACGTGCCCCACAGAGGAGTTTAGTGACCCACCACCAGGAATCGTGTTTGCCCTGGTGATCACTCCCATCTGCCTGATACCAGTTATGGTCAGCCTGGTGGTGATCAAAACCAAAAATGGGGATGGCACATCCTGA
- the LOC116736030 gene encoding DELTA-sagatoxin-Srs1a-like: MTESAEAVAADVTSKRSVTIEISNITNNYCLISPKAYLDNGEVFNPPQPTVRPLKTEVCTFTKSGGKATGSVGVMTYDLFERSQNDYIETLAIMFSVPWDYNLYKNWFAVGIYKKGRNCDKDLFKEMYYEKKEHEHGFVRGEANGSGINYVGNYLDIKATMCPMGNAIMKVEVWDKLFTHLGQQAY, from the exons ATGACGGAGTCGGCTGAAGCTGTGGCAGCTGATGTGACCAGCAAGAGAAGTGTGACTATTGAAATCTCAAATATCACAAATAACTACTGCCTTATCAGTCCCAA AGCTTACCTTGACAATGGAGAGGTGTTCAATCCACCTCAACCGACAGTACGCCCCCTAAAGACAGAGGTGTGCACCTTCACCAAGTCTGGTGGAAAAGCAACCGGTAGCGTTGGCGTCATGACCTACGACCTTTTCGAGAGGTCCCAGAATGACTACATTGAGACGCTGGCCATCATGTTTTCAGTTCCCTGGGACTACAACCTGTACAAGAACTGGTTTGCGGTGGGCATCTATAAAAAGGGTCGCAACTGTGATAAGGATTTATTCAAAGAAATGTACTATGAGAAGAAAGAGCATGAGCATGGTTTTGTCAGAGGGGAAGCCAATGGCTCAGGAATCAATTATGTGGGAAACTACCTTGACATCAAAGCAACTATGTGTCCCATGGGCAATGCCATCATGAAGGTGGAGGTATGGGACAAGCTTTTCACACACTTGGGACAGCAGGCTTACTAG